In Desulfovibrio inopinatus DSM 10711, the sequence TAGGGATCTCCAGAGTTCAAATACATCTGAACATAATCCGCCACGGCCTCATGGAGTGGCGTCGGTGTATATTTACCCAATGCCGATGCCAATCGCTCCATGTTGGCCTTGGTATAATACTGGTAACTGGCCTGCAGTGATTCGGGCATTTCAATGTAGACGATATGAGGATCCAAATCCATGGCGGAAAATACAGCTGCAGCGAGTTCATTCCACGTTGAGGCGCGCCCCGAACCAACATTAAATATACCATTGATATCAGGATGTTCCATGAGCTTCCACATGACATCGACACAGTCCTTCACATAGACGAAATCACGCATTTGCCCACCGTCGGAATAATCCTCACGATAGGACTTGAACAACCGCAAAGCACCGGTTTCTTTAATTTGGTGATAGGCCTTGCACACAACGCTTTTCATGTCTCCCTTGTGGTATTCGTTGGGGCCGAACACATTGAAAAACTTCAGGCTGGCCAATCGGCCGAGAACACCACTGCGTTGCGCCCAAAGATCAAAGAGTTGTTTGGAGTATCCATACATGTTGAGCGGTCGAAGTTGATCGAGCGCATCCGGATCATCATCGAACCCCATAGCCCCATCGCCATATGTCGCAGCCGAAGAAGCATTGATCAATCGAATATCATTTTTCAAGCAATACTGAGCAACAGCTTTCGTGTACTTGAAATTGTTGTTCATCAAATATTCAGCATTGGTCTCCGTTGTTGACGAACATGCTCCCATATGAATCACAGCCGTTGCGGCAAAGGCATCATTGTTTGTCTCAAGACGTCGAAGGAACTCAGCTTTATGTATATAATCTGCATATCGCAGATTCACGAGGTTTTTCCACTTCCCTTGCGGGCCAGCTTCGCCCAGATTATCGACAACAAGAATGTCCTCAATTCCTTCCTGGGCCAGCTTCCAAACGACGGCACTGCCGATAAAGCCGGCTCCGCCGGTTACAATAATCATTGACGCTCCCCTATTTTCCGTTTTTATGTGATCGCGAATAAGTATATCTCGTGAAGAAACTTGCCTTGCTTGAAAATATTTACTACTTGCGCCAGCTGTAAGGAGGATATAATGCTCGCGATTCTCGATTACAAGGCCGGCAACCAGACGAGTGTCAAACGTGCCTTGGATTACCTGGAAATTCCCTGCGCCATCACGGCCTCTTTAAACGATGTGGAAAACGCCCACGGGATCGTTTTTCCCGGTGTCGGGGCGGCGGGCCAAGCCATGGACGAATTAGAGCGTACCGGGCTTGACTCCATTTTGAAAAAACAAATTGAAGCCGGCAAACCCCTGCTCGGTATCTGTGTTGGCTGTCAGATACTTCTTGATTACAGCCCTGAGAACGATACCGAAACTCTCGGCATTATTCCCGGTGAATGTGCCATGTTCAACCGTGCTCTCAAGGACGAAGAAGGCGACCCCATCCGCGTACCCCACATGGGATGGAACCGCGTCGAGCTCCAAAAGAAATGCGAACTTTTTGACGACGTAGACCCGGAATCGGAATTTTATTTCGTCCATAGTTACTACCCCGTTCCCAAACCGGAATATGTTCTCGCCACGACGTTTTATGGTGCTCGATTCTGCTCGGTTCATGGTCGGCGTGGTTTGTGGGCTGTTCAGTTCCACCCGGAAAAAAGTGGCCGCCCTGGACTCAAACTCCTTTCCAATTTCTACAAATACTGCCTGGAGACGACCGATGCTCAGTAAGCGCGTCATTCCCTGTCTGGACGTTCGCAACGGCAGATTAACGAAGGGGATTAAATTTAAAGGTAACGTCGACATCGGCGACCCTGTAGAAACGGCTCGGATGTACTACGAACAGGGCGCTGATGAAATCGTATTCTATGACATCACAGCGTCGGCCGAAGGGCGTGGCATCATGATCGATGTCGTAGAGCGCGTCGCCAAAACTATTTTTATTCCGTTCTCTGTTGGCGGTGGTATCTCGACGGTGGAAGAAATGCGTGCCGTTCTTCTCGCCGGTGCGGAAAAGATTTCTGTCAACTCGGCTGCTGTCAAAAACCCCGACTGCATCAGTCAGGGGGCGGCCGCATTCGGTTCCCAATGCATCGTGGTCGGCATGGACGTCAAAGCCGTTCCTGTGACTGAAACCATTCCCTCCGGCTACGAAATCGTCATTCACGGCGGCCGCAAAGCCATGGGAATGGATGCGCTGGAATGGGCCAAAACCGTTGAAGCCCTTGGAGCCGGCGAAATTTGCCTGAATTCCATTGACGCCGACGGCACAAAAGATGGGTATGAACTCAATCTGACGCGGCTCATCTCCGAGAATGTGGGTATTCCCGTTATCGCTTCGGGTGGTGCCGGTTCGCCGCAGCATATGGTGGATGCCGTCACCGAAGGCAAAGCCTCGGCAGCTCTTATTGCCTCCATTG encodes:
- the hisH gene encoding imidazole glycerol phosphate synthase subunit HisH — protein: MLAILDYKAGNQTSVKRALDYLEIPCAITASLNDVENAHGIVFPGVGAAGQAMDELERTGLDSILKKQIEAGKPLLGICVGCQILLDYSPENDTETLGIIPGECAMFNRALKDEEGDPIRVPHMGWNRVELQKKCELFDDVDPESEFYFVHSYYPVPKPEYVLATTFYGARFCSVHGRRGLWAVQFHPEKSGRPGLKLLSNFYKYCLETTDAQ
- the rfaD gene encoding ADP-glyceromanno-heptose 6-epimerase — its product is MIIVTGGAGFIGSAVVWKLAQEGIEDILVVDNLGEAGPQGKWKNLVNLRYADYIHKAEFLRRLETNNDAFAATAVIHMGACSSTTETNAEYLMNNNFKYTKAVAQYCLKNDIRLINASSAATYGDGAMGFDDDPDALDQLRPLNMYGYSKQLFDLWAQRSGVLGRLASLKFFNVFGPNEYHKGDMKSVVCKAYHQIKETGALRLFKSYREDYSDGGQMRDFVYVKDCVDVMWKLMEHPDINGIFNVGSGRASTWNELAAAVFSAMDLDPHIVYIEMPESLQASYQYYTKANMERLASALGKYTPTPLHEAVADYVQMYLNSGDPYLG
- the hisF gene encoding imidazole glycerol phosphate synthase subunit HisF, with the protein product MLSKRVIPCLDVRNGRLTKGIKFKGNVDIGDPVETARMYYEQGADEIVFYDITASAEGRGIMIDVVERVAKTIFIPFSVGGGISTVEEMRAVLLAGAEKISVNSAAVKNPDCISQGAAAFGSQCIVVGMDVKAVPVTETIPSGYEIVIHGGRKAMGMDALEWAKTVEALGAGEICLNSIDADGTKDGYELNLTRLISENVGIPVIASGGAGSPQHMVDAVTEGKASAALIASIVHYGEYTIPQIKDYMADKGVKVRRIW